Proteins encoded in a region of the Vicia villosa cultivar HV-30 ecotype Madison, WI linkage group LG5, Vvil1.0, whole genome shotgun sequence genome:
- the LOC131607611 gene encoding uncharacterized protein LOC131607611 gives MLTTVEHTWSSMKPILAQLCISPNKRKANKKVNNVSSDETCLNNIHSDSFQHLFELGLPCNESLEEKLSWIQSQIIGNDAEFDSPFGRRKLVYADHTASGRSLHCIENFITKHVLPFYGNTHTSESHVGSRTTKMLHEATEYIKKCLGGGEDEALILCGSGATAAIKRLQEVMGIAVPSILRERMLRCLHEEERWVVFVGPYEHHSNLLSWRQSLAEVVEIGLDDKGLLDMEALKMQLEGYKDSNRPLLGSFSACSNVTGIYSDTRAIARLLHQYNGFACFDFAASGPYEEIKMRSGKVDGYDAVFISPHKFLGGPDSPGVLLMNKALYHLKSSPPSTCGGGTVNYVNGFNEKDTLYLEDIEERENGGTPPIIQTMRAALAFCVKEFINYNEIEKLEQFYINKALKRLMSNQNIHILGNLNTKRQAILSFVIYSTTNSKNKRGKILNGSFVATLLNDLFGIQSRGGCACAGPYGHNLLNINQSQSLAVRSTIQEGYVGVKPGWTRVSFPYYMKEEDFEFILTAIEFLSIYGQRFLPLYKFDLKNGSWRIRKHKLETLIKESKCCCKESKETTMSDYVKVGSEHNVGSKQIGVLRRKSYIAAKCIARRLPKFHSQSMMHLDVDVDVDPSVLHFII, from the exons ATGTTGACAACGGTAGAGCATACTTGGtcatcaatgaaaccaatattgGCTCAGCTATGCATTTCTCCCAACAAACGCAAGGCCAACAAGAAAGTCAACAACGTTTCATCCGATGAAACATGTCTCAATAACATTCACTCAGATTCTTTTCAGCACTTGTTCGAGCTTGGTCTTCCATGTAACGAGTCTCTGGAAGAAAAACTCTCTTGGATTCAATCACAAATCATAGGTAATGATGCAGAGTTTGATTCTCCGTTTGGAAGAAGGAAACTTGTCTATGCAGATCACACAGCTTCTGGTCGCAGTCTTCATTGCATTGAAAACTTCATCACCAAACATGTTCTTCCTTTCTACG GTAATACTCATACTTCTGAGAGTCACGTTGGAAGTAGAACAACAAAAATGCTACATGAAGCAACCGAATATATTAAGAAATGTTTAGGAGGAGGAGAAGACGAAGCACTCATTTTATGCGGTTCGGGCGCAACCGCGGCGATCAAGAGGCTACAAGAAGTGATGGGAATTGCAGTGCCTTCTATTTTGAGGGAGAGGATGTTGAggtgtcttcatgaagaagaaagaTGGGTGGTTTTTGTAGGACCTTATGAGCATCATTCAAATTTACTTTCATGGAGGCAAAGTTTGGCTGAGGTTGTAGAGATTGGACTTGATGATAAAGGATTGCTTGACATGGAAGCTTTAAAGATGCAACTTGAAGGTTATAAAGATTCTAATAGACCATTGTTGGGATCTTTCTCTGCTTGTAGTAATGTTACCGGAATTTACTCGGATACGCGCGCGATTGCTAGGCTTCTTCATCAATACAACGGATTTGCATGTTTTGATTTTGCAGCAAG TGGTCCTTATGAGGAGATCAAGATGAGATCAGGGAAGGTTGATGGTTATGATGCTGTGTTTATCAGCCCACATAAGTTTCTAGGTGGTCCTGACTCTCCTGGAGTGCTTTTGATGAACAAAGCTTTGTATCATTTAAAATCTTCACCCCCATCTACTTGTGGAGGTGGAACTGTCAATTACGTCAATGGATTCAATGAAAAG GATACATTATACTTGGAGGATATAGAGGAAAGGGAAAACGGAGGCACACCACCAATAATCCAAACAATGAGAGCAGCATTAGCATTTTGTGTGAAAGAATTCATCAACTACAATGAGATTGAAAAGCTTGAACAATTCTACATCAACAAAGCACTTAAAAGACTCATGTCCAACCAAAACATCCATATTCTAGGAAACTTGAACACCAAAAGACAAGCCATATTGTCATTTGTCATTTACTCTACCACCAATTCTAAGAACAAACGAGGTAAGATACTCAATGGCTCTTTCGTCGCAACATTGTTAAACGATCTCTTCGGTATTCAATCTCGAGGTGGATGTGCTTGTGCTGGACCTTATGGTCACAATTTGCTCAACATCAATCAATCTCAATCACTCGCGGTTAGATCGACGATTCAAGAGGGTTATGTCGGGGTGAAACCGGGTTGGACTAGAGTTAGTTTTCCTTATTACATGAAGGAAGAGGACTTTGAGTTCATTTTGACTGCCATAGAGTTTTTATCTATCTATGGACAAAGGTTTCTTCCACTATACAAGTTTGATTTGAAGAATGGAAGCTGGAGAATAAGGAAACATAAACTTGAGACTTTGATCAAGGAGAGTAAATGTTGTTGTAAAGAAAGTAAAGAGACAACAATGAGTGACTATGTTAAAGTAGGCAGTGAGCATAATGTTGGAAGTAAACAAATTGGAGTGTTGAGAAGGAAATCATACATAGCTGCTAAATGTATTGCTAGGCGACTCCCCAAATTTCATTCTCAAAGCATGATGCATCttgatgtagatgtagatgtagatccTAGTGTCCTccattttataatttaa
- the LOC131602852 gene encoding uncharacterized protein LOC131602852 — protein sequence MELEQPLLPKAIAILSQNGDSEPLSKISNISETSNDFCYHPESFKKLVEMDLPCNESVEEKLRWLRSQIIGNDAEFDSSFGRRKLVYADHTASGRSLHHNENFIINHLLPFYGNTHTCDSYVGSRTTKMLHEATEYIKKCLGGGEGDAIIFCGSGTTSAIKRLQEVMGIAIPSILRERMMMCLREEERWVVFVGPHEHHSNLLSWRQSLAEVVEIGLDDQGLLDMEALKIQLEAYKDSNRPLLGSFSASSNVTGIYSDTRAIARLLHQYNGFACFDFAASGPYVEIDMRSGKIDGYDAVFISPHKFLGGPDSPGVLLMNKALYQLRSAPPSTCGGGTVTYVNGFNEKDTLYMENIEERENGGTPPIIQTVRAALAFWVKEYIGYKEIEKREELYINKAIKRLVSNPNIKILGNLHVKRQAILSFLIYSTTNSPLSIDSSFQEQEKELNLWKEMGNQRGKPLHGPFVAALLNDIFGIQARGGCACAGPYGHELLNIDKSQSLAIRSAVQQGYIGVKPGWTRVSFPYYMSEEDFEYILSAIEFLALYGQRFFPLYTFNLRNGSWRMKTESFEALNKEEKCNIPNHFFRNNLEEVNKSVVEVKQQDVVVRRNQSYFEVAKYIAKSLPKFPPQGILQGDIDSDTLYYRV from the exons ATGGAGCTAGAACAACCATTGTTACCAAAAGCCATAGCTATATTATCTCAAAATGGAGATTCGGAACCCTTATCCAAAATAAGCAATATATCAGAAACATCTAATGATTTTTGCTACCACCCTGAGTCATTTAAGAAGTTGGTGGAAATGGACTTGCCTTGCAATGAATCTGTCGAAGAAAAACTGCGTTGGTTGCGGTCTCAAATCATAGGTAATGATGCAGAATTTGATTCTTCGTTTGGAAGACGGAAACTTGTCTATGCAGATCATACTGCTTCTGGTCGGAGTCTTCATCACAATGAAAATttcatcatcaatcatcttcTGCCTTTCTATG GTAATACGCATACTTGTGACAGCTATGTGGGAAGCCGGACGACGAAAATGCTACACGAAGCAACTGAGTATATTAAGAAATGCTTAGGTGGTGGAGAAGGTGATGCAATCATCTTCTGTGGTTCAGGAACAACTTCAGCCATCAAGAGGCTACAAGAAGTGATGGGAATTGCCATACCTTCTATTTTGAGAGAAAGAATGATGATGTGTCttagagaagaagaaagatgggTGGTTTTTGTTGGACCTCATGAGCATCACTCAAATTTACTTTCATGGAGGCAGAGTTTGGCTGAGGTTGTAGAGATTGGACTTGATGATCAAGGATTGCTTGACATGGAAGCTCTTAAGATACAGCTTGAAGCTTATAAAGACTCTAATAGACCATTGTTGGGATCTTTCTCTGCTAGTAGTAATGTTACTGGAATTTACTCGGATACGCGAGCAATTGCTAGGCTTCTTCATCAATATAATGGATTTGCATGCTTTGATTTTGCAGCAAG TGGTCCGTATGTGGAGATCGACATGAGATCCGGGAAAATTGATGGATATGATGCTGTGTTCATCAGTCCACATAAGTTTCTTGGTGGTCCAGACTCTCCTGGAGTGCTTTTGATGAACAAGGCTTTGTATCAGCTTAGATCTGCACCTCCATCTACTTGTGGAGGTGGAACTGTCACTTATGTTAATGGCTTCAATGAAAAG GACACATTATACATGGAGAACATAGAAGAAAGGGAAAATGGGGGCACGCCTCCAATAATCCAGACAGTGAGAGCAGCTTTGGCATTTTGGGTGAAAGAATACATTGGCTACAAAGAGATTGAAAAAAGAGAAGAACTATACATTAATAAGGCAATTAAGAGACTTGTATCAAACCCCAACATTAAGATTTTGGGAAACTTGCACGTCAAGCGACAAGCTATACTGTCATTTCTCATCTATTCAACCACCAATTCTCCCTTATCAATAGATAGCAGTTTTCAAGAACAAGAAAAGGAACTTAATCTATGGAAAGAAATGGGGAATCAAAGAGGTAAACCACTTCATGGCCCTTTTGTTGCAGCATTGCTTAACGACATTTTTGGTATTCAAGCTCGAGGTGGTTGTGCTTGTGCTGGACCTTATGGACATGAATTACTCAACATCGATAAATCTCAATCACTTGCTATTAGATCAGCAGTTCAACAGGGCTATATTGGAGTGAAACCTGGTTGGACAAGAGTTAGTTTTCCTTATTACATGAGTGAAGAGGATTTTGAGTACATTCTAAGTGCAATAGAGTTTTTAGCTTTATATGGCCAAAGATTCTTTCCTCTATACACCTTCAATTTGAGGAATGGAAGCTGGAGAATGAAGACAGAAAGTTTTGAGGCATTAAACAAGGAAGAGAAATGCAACATTCCTAATCATTTTTTTAGAAACAATCTAGAGGAAGTTAATAAAAGTGTTGTTGAAGTTAAACAACAAGATGTAGTTGTGAGAAGGAACCAATCTTATTTTGAAGTGGCCAAATATATTGCTAAGAGCCTCCCTAAATTCCCTCCTCAGGGTATATTGCAAGGAGACATTGATTCTGATACCCTCTACTACagggtttga